A genomic window from Periophthalmus magnuspinnatus isolate fPerMag1 chromosome 16, fPerMag1.2.pri, whole genome shotgun sequence includes:
- the rnf144b gene encoding E3 ubiquitin-protein ligase RNF144B: MATRSPTPTRQASLEMQASPEMRAGPERKSCEVFCKLCLVEQPSAAMRELLNCNCIFCTACLQQYVKLAIFEGGGAPITCPDMSCQKTGVLLDSEIVALAGVAQAKLYQRLRFEKEVKLDPSRAWCPVLECQSVCSVQLSAEGHPTAVSCPTCHTVFCSGCREAWGDKHTCPEQQPMILPLSGNESRSRSDSDSPIKQCPMCGIYIERNQGCAQMLCKSCKHTFCWYCLHNLDGDIFLRHYDKGPCRNKLGHSRASVMWNRTQVVGILVGICIVVMVTSPLLVLASPCILCCVSKPCRGKPKTNKKRKDISTSDPSTS; this comes from the exons ATGgccaccaggagtcctactccAACCAGGCAAGCTAGCCTAGAGATGCAAGCTAGCCCAGAGATGCGAGCTGGCCCTGAGAGGAAATCTTGTGAGGTTTTCTGCAAACTCTGCCTGGTGGAGCAGCCCTCAGCAGCCATGAGGGAACTGCTGAACTGCAACTGCATTTTCTGTACAGCG TGCTTGCAGCAGTATGTTAAGCTGGCCATTTTTGAGGGTGGAGGGGCACCTATAACCTGCCCCGATATGAGCTGCCAAAAGACAGGCGTGCTGCTGGACTCTGAG ATTGTAGCTTTAGCTGGAGTAGCTCAAGCCAAGCTCTATCAAAGACTGAGATTTGAAAAAG AGGTGAAGTTGGACCCCAGCAGAGCCTGGTGCCCTGTGCTTGAATGCCAGtctgtgtgcagtgtgcagCTCTCAGCAGAAGGGCATCCGACAGCTGTGTCCTGCCCCACTTGCCACACTGTCTTCTGCTCTGGGTGTCGAGAGGCATGGGGGGACAAACATACCTGTCCTGAGCAGCAACCCATGATTTTACCCCTCAGCGGAAACGAAAGCAG AAGTCGCTCTGACAGTGACTCGCCCATCAAACAGTGTCCCATGTGTGGCATTTACATCGAGAGGAACCAGGGATGTGCTCAGATGCTCTGCAAAAGCTGTAAACACACCTTCTGCTGGTACTGTCTACACAACCTGGAT GGAGATATCTTTCTGAGGCACTATGACAAAGGCCCCTGCAGAAACAAACTGGGGCACTCCCGAGCTTCTGTGATGTGGAACAGGACACAG GTGGTGGGCATCCTGGTGGGCATCTGCATAGTGGTGATGGTGACGTCTCCTCTCTTGGTGCTTGCTTCTCCATGCATCTTGTGTTGTGTGAGCAAACCGTGCCGTGGGAAGCCAAAAACCAACAAGAAGAGGAAGGACATTTCCACATCTGATCCCTCCACATCATAG
- the sqlea gene encoding squalene monooxygenase, protein MWTFLGIASFTYLYKKSDTVLTFLHREVIAVALFITALLLYFKYAHGHKVRLSQLLNAPLTFLGVVPFVKELIPQNSSLEDKAKTSSERGYRTRRRLNQDSSTSATPSSSGVVGNTEPDVIIVGGGVLGSAMAAVLSQDGRRVTVVERDLKEPDRIVGELLQPGGYKVLKALGLEASVEGLDAHVVNGYVIHDTDSRAEVEIPYPQTDEGVQCGRAFHHGRFIMGLRRAAMAQPNVTFIEGTVTSLEEEENGVTGVQYRDKETGDNKVIHAALTVVADGCFSKFRKSLVSGKAHVSSHFVGCLMKNCPQFKPNHAELVLANPSPVLIYQISSSETRVLVDIRGEMPRNLSDYMVDKVHPQLPEHLQEPFLEALQNDRLRSMPASFLPPSPVNKPGVLLLGDAYNMRHPLTGGGMSVALNDVHIWRDLLKNIPDLYDDRALLQAKKKFHWERKSSHSFVVNILAQALYELFAATDNSLHELRKACFQYFKLGGECVSGPIGLLSVLSPKPATLIGHFFAVALYAVYFNFRSESWSSKHRALFKSVAILYRACTVMFPLIYSELKYLVY, encoded by the exons atgtggacCTTTCTTGGAATCGCCAGCTTTACATATCTTTACAAGAAGTCAGACACAGTGTTGACTTTTCTTCACAGAGAAGTCATAGCAGTGGCTTTATTTATCACTGCGCTGCTCCTTTATTTCAAATATGCGCACGGACACAAAGTGCGCCTGTCTCAGCTGCTAAACGCGCCTTTGACGTTTCTGGGAGTTGTGCCCTTTGTTAAAGAATTAATCCCCCAAAATTCTTCATTGGAGGACAAAGCAAAGACGTCATCTGAAAGG GGCTACAGAACAAGAcgaagactgaaccaggattccTCTACGTCTGCAACACCCTCATCATCCGGTGTAGTGGGGAACACAGAGCCTGATGTGATAATAGTTGGAGGAGGAGTTTTGGGATCGGCGATGGCAGCAGTGCTATCCCAGGATGGCAGGAGGGTGACTGTCGTGGAGAGGGACCTAAAAGAGCCAGACCGTATTGTGGGAGAACTGCTGCAGCCTGGAGGTTACAAAGTTCTCAAAGCACTAGGACTGGAAG CCTCAGTGGAGGGCCTGGATGCTCACGTGGTGAATGGGTATGTGATCCACGACACAGACAgcagggcggaggtggagatCCCGTACCCTCAGACAGATGAGGGCGTGCAGTGTGGCAGGGCGTTCCATCATGGACGCTTCATCATGGGCCTGAGGAGAGCTGCCATGGCCCAGCCCAA TGTCACTTTCATTGAAGGCACAGTGACCAGtttagaggaagaggaaaatggCGTCACTGGTGTCCAATACAGAGATAaagaaactggagacaataag GTTATCCATGCAGCTCTGACAGTGGTAGCAGATGGATGCTTCTCAAAGTTCAGAAAAAGCCTTGTTTCTGGGAAGGCACATGTCTCATCTCATTTTGTTGGATGTCTTATGAAG aacTGCCCACAGTTCAAACCCAATCACGCAGAACTGGTCCTTGCAAACCCAAGCCCAGTCCTCATCTATCAAATCTCCTCCAGTGAGACCAGAGTCCTTGTGGACATCAGAGGAGAGATGCCACGCAACCTCTCAGACTATATGGTCGATAAGGTCCACCCTCAGCTGCCAG AGCATCTACAGGAACCCTTCTTGGAGGCACTGCAGAATGATAGACTGAGGTCCATGCCTGCCAgcttcctccccccctcccctgtGAACAAACCAG GTGTGCTCCTTTTGGGCGATGCGTACAACATGAGGCACCCTCTGACGGGAGGAGGCATGAGTGTGGCTCTAAATGATGTGCACATATGGAGagacctgctcaaaaacatcccCGATCTGTACGATGACAGGGCACTGCTGCAg GCAAAGAAAAAATTCCACTGGGAACGCAAGTCATCACATTCTTTTGTGGTCAACATTTTGGCACAGGCCTTGTACGAGCTGTTTGCAGCCACAGACA attcaCTCCATGAGCTGAGGAAAGCGTGCTTCCAGTACTTTAAACTTGGTGGGGAGTGTGTGTCTGGGCCTATCGGTCTTCTGTCCGT TTTGTCCCCCAAACCGGCGACCCTGATTGGACATTTCTTTGCTGTGGCACTGTATGCAGTTTATTTCAACTTCAGATCTGAATCCTGGAGCTCCAAACACAGGGCCCTATTTAAAAGTGTGGCCATCCTTTATCGAGCCTGTACTGTGATGTTCCCTCTCATATACTCTGAACTTAAGTATCTGGTTTACTAA